Proteins encoded within one genomic window of Bos indicus isolate NIAB-ARS_2022 breed Sahiwal x Tharparkar chromosome 23, NIAB-ARS_B.indTharparkar_mat_pri_1.0, whole genome shotgun sequence:
- the TJAP1 gene encoding tight junction-associated protein 1 isoform X2 — protein MTSAAPAKKPYRKAPPEHRELRLESPGSRPEQEEPLTDAERMKLLQQENEELRRRLASATRRTEALERELEIGQDCLELELGQSREELDKFKDKFRRLQNSYTASQRTNQELEDKLHTLIKKAEMDRKTLDWEIVELTNKLLDARNTINKLEELNERYRLDCNLAVQLLKCNKSHFRNHKFADLPCELQDMVRKHLHSGQEATSPGPAPSLAPGAVVPTSVIARVLEKPESLLLNSAQSGSTGHPLAEDVFVHVDMSGGDPGDSASPPAPSSPSPQPNGECHSLGTAGGSPEEELPLPAFEKLSPYPTPSPPHPLYPGRRVIEFSEDKVRIPRNSPLPNCTYATRQAISLSLVEEGSERARPSPVPSSPASAQASPQHQPRPAPPALSAPASSASSEEDLLASWQRVFVDRAPPPAAVAQRTAFGRDALPELQRHFALGPAGGDEVQAPSSPPGESGLLLLPEADPGFPREEDEEELNLPVSPEEERQSLLPSDAGTEEGPSAPRAEGRVWALPSPSRPQRSPKRMGVHHLHRKDSLTQAQEQGTLLH, from the exons ATGACCAGTGCAGCCCCTGCTAAGAAGCCCTATCGTAAGGCACCACCCGAGCATCGTGAGCTGCGGCTGGAAAGTCCTGGCTCCCGGCCCGAGCAGGAG GAGCCGCTGACTGACGCGGAGAGGATGAA GCTTTTGCAGCAGGAAAACGAGGAGCTTCGCCGGCGCCTGGCCTCAGCCACCAGGCGCACTGAGGCTCTGGAGCGCGAGCTGGAGATCGGGCAGGACTGCCTGGAGTTGGAGTTGGGCCAGAGCCGGGAGGAGCTGGACAAGTTTAAGGACAAGTTCCGCAG GCTGCAGAACAGCTACACGGCTTCCCAGAGGACCAACCAGGAGCTGGAGGACAAGCTGCACACGCTG ATCAAGAAGGCTGAGATGGACAGGAAGACGCTGGACTGGGAGATTGTGGAGCTGACCAACAAGCTGCTGGATGCCAGGAACACCATCAACAAGCTGGAGGAGCTCAAC GAGCGGTACCGGCTGGACTGCAACCTGGCCGTGCAGCTGCTCAAGTGCAACAAGTCCCACTTCCGTAACCACAAGTTTGCCGAT CTGCCCTGTGAGCTACAGGATATGGTTCGGAAACACCTGCACAGTGGTCAGGAGGCCACCAGCCCCGGGcctgcccccagcctggcccctgggGCTGTGGTGCCCACCTCGGTCATTGCCCGCGTGCTGGAGAAGCCGGAGTCTCTCCTGCTCAATTCGGCCCAGTCAGGCAGCACCGGGCACCCCTTGGCTGAGGATGTCTTCGTGCATGTGGATATGAGTGGGGGTGACCCGGGTGACTCAGCTAGCCCCCCAGCCCCGAGCAGCCCCAGCCCCCAACCCAACGGGGAGTGCCATTCCCTGGGCACTGCCGGGGGCTCCCCAGAGGAGGAGCTGCCCCTGCCGGCCTTTGAGAAGCTGAGCCCCTACCCAACCCCATCTCCGCCACATCCACTGTATCCTGGCCGCAGGGTGATTGAGTTTTCTGAGGATAAGGTGCGGATCCCCCGCAACAGCCCCCTGCCCAACTGCACATATGCCACTCGCCAGGCCATCTCCCTGAGCCTGGTGGAGGAGGGCAGTGAGCGGGCCCGCCCCAGCCCGGTGCCTAGCAGCCCTGCCTCAGCCCAGGCCTCCCCCCAGCACCAGCCCCGGCCTGCCCCGCCGGCGCTCAGTGCCCCGGCCAGCTCTGCCAGCTCCGAGGAGGACCTGCTGGCCAGCTGGCAGCGGGTGTTTGTGGACCGCGCTCCGCCCCCGGCCGCTGTGGCCCAGCGCACGGCCTTCGGCCGGGATGCACTCCCTGAGCTGCAGCGCCACTTCGCCCTTGGGCCTGCTGGTGGAGATGAGGTGCAGGCACCATCATCCCCACCTGGTGAAAGCGGGCTTCTGCTGCTGCCCGAAGCTGACCCTGGCTTTCCCAGGGAAGAGGACGAGGAAGAGCTGAATCTGCCTGTCAGCCCAGAGGAGGAGCGCCAGAGCCTGCTGCCCAGCGATGCTGGCACTGAGGAGGGGCCCAGCGCGCCTCGCGCTGAGGGCAGGGTGTGGGCACTGCCCAGCCCCAGCCGCCCCCAGCGCAGCCCCAAGAGGATGGGGGTGCACCACCTGCACCGCAAGGACAGCCTGACGCAGGCCCAGGAGCAGGGCACCCTGCTCCACTAG
- the LRRC73 gene encoding leucine-rich repeat-containing protein 73 isoform X1, with amino-acid sequence MLPSSIQISGEPLSGAEVRDICRGLRDNAVRLLSLRGCRLCDRDFGRICRALAGATSLAQLNLNLGVVSSPSRIKQLAEALRTNRSIQSLFLHGSPLTDAGLALLNPALALHPALVALDLGDCMLGDEAINLICGLLPPDGAKSDPLKEGGLELSRNGDPGIQATAGLKELTLSANPGITPKGWSRLAIAVAHSSQVRVLNLDYNPLGDHVAGMLAVAVASSRTLEVLDLEGTGLTNQSAQTLLDMVENYPTALRSLVLAENSISPELQQQICDLLSEGEEEEEVAGGPGDTQERERAWEPAAHQRSSSSWTGPSDPSSQMVLMTSGLGDSLLAETEM; translated from the exons ATGCTGCCCAGCTCCATCCAGATTTCGGGGGAGCCTCTGTCAGGCGCCGAGGTGCGGGACATCTGCCGCGGCCTGCGCGACAACGCCGTGCGCCTGCTCTCACTGCGCGGCTGCCGTCTCTGCGACCGCGACTTCGGCCGAATCTGCCGGGCCCTGGCCGGGGCCACGTCCCTGGCGCAGCTCAACCTTAACCTGGGCGTCGTGTCCAGCCCCAGCCGCATCAAGCAGCTGGCGGAGGCGCTGCGGACCAACCGCTCCATCCAGTCCCTCTT CCTGCATGGGAGCCCTCTGACAGACGCAGGTCTGGCCTTGTTGAATCCAGCCCTGGCCCTCCACCCTGCCCTCGTGGCACTGGACCTGGGGGACTGCATGCTGGGTGATGAAGCCATCAACCTCATCTGTGGCCTCCTCCCGCCTGACGGGGCCAAGTCTG ATCCTCTCAAGGAGGGAGGGTTGGAGCTGAGCAGGAATGGAGACCCAGGAATCCAGGCTACAGCAG GCCTGAAGGAGCTGACACTGAGCGCTAACCCCGGCATCACCCCTAAGGGCTGGAGCCGCCTCGCCATTGCCGTGGCCCACAGCTCCCAGGTCCGCGTCCTCAATCTGGACTACAACCCCCTGG GTGACCACGTGGCAGGGATGCTGGCTGTAGCTGTGGCCTCCAGCCGCACCTTAGAGGTCCTAGACTTGGAGGGCACAGGGCTCACCAACCAGTCAGCTCAG ACCCTGCTGGACATGGTAGAAAATTACCCTACAGCTCTGCGGAGTCTGGTGTTGGCCGAGAACAGCATTAGCCCGGAGCTGCAGCAGCAGATCTGTGACCTCCTCtctgagggggaggaggaggaggaggtggcaggagGGCCTGGTGACACCCAGGAACGAGAGCGAGCCTGGGAGCCTGCTGCCCACCAGAGGAGCAGCAGCTCCTGGACGGGCCCCAGTG ATCCCAGCTCTCAGATGGTGCTAATGACATCAGGACTAGGGGACAGTCTGTTGGCTGAGACTGAGATGTGA
- the POLR1C gene encoding DNA-directed RNA polymerases I and III subunit RPAC1, which translates to MAAAQAVEEMRTRVVLGEFGVRNVHTTDFPGNYSGYDDAWDQDRFEKNFRVDVVHMDENSLEFDMVGIDAAIANAFRRILLAEVPTMAVEKVLVYNNTSIVQDEILAHRLGLIPIHADPRLFEYRNQGDEGGTEIDTLQFRLQVRCTRNPHAAKDSSDPNELYVNHRVYTRHMTWVPLGNQADLFPEGAIRPVHDDILIAQLRPGQEIDLLMHCVKGIGKDHAKFSPVATASYRLLPDIALLEPVEGEAAQELSRCFSPGVIEVQEIQGKKVARVANPRLDTFSREVFRNEKLKKVVRLARVRDHFIFSVESTGVLPPDVLVSEAIKVLMGKCQRFLDELDAVQMD; encoded by the exons ATGGCGGCGGCCCAGGCTGTGGAGGAAATGAGGACCCGCGTGGTTCTAGGGGAGTTCGGGGTTCGCAAT GTTCATACCACTGACTTTCCCGGTAACTATTCAGGCTACGATGATGCCTGGGACCAGGACCGCTTTGAGAAG AATTTCCGTGTGGATGTGGTACACATGGATGAAAACTCATTGGAGTTTGACATGGTGGGAATCGACGCAGCCATCGCCAATGCGTTTCGGCGCATTCTGTTAGCTGAG GTGCCGACCATGGCTGTGGAGAAGGTCCTGGTGTACAACAACACGTCCATCGTCCAGGATGAGATCCTCGCCCACCGCCTGGGCCTCATCCCCATTCATGCCGACCCCCGTCTTTTTGAATATAGGAACCAAG GAGACGAAGGTGGCACAGAGATCGACACCCTGCAGTTCCGGCTGCAGGTCAGGTGCACGCGGAACCCCCACGCTGCTAAAGACTCCTCTGACCCCAATGAGCTCTATGTCAACCACAGAG TGTACACCAGACACATGACGTGGGTGCCTCTGGGGAACCAGGCCGACCTCTTCCCGGAGGGCGCCATCCGCCCGGTGCACGACGACATCCTCATTGCACAGCTGCGGCCTGGCCAGGAGATTGACCTGCTCATGCACTGTGTCAAGGGCATTG GCAAAGATCATGCCAAGTTTTCACCTGTGGCAACAGCCAGTTACAGGCTCCTGCCAGACATCGCCCTGCTGGAGCCTGTGGAAGGGGAGGCGGCGCAAGAGCTGAGCCGCTGCTTCTCACCTGGTGTTATTGAGGTGCAGGAGATCCAAG GTAAAAAGGTGGCCAGAGTTGCCAATCCCCGGCTAGATACGTTTAGCAGGGAAGTCTTCCGGAATGAAAAGCTAAAGAAGGTTGTACGGCTTGCGCGTGTTCGAGACCATTTTATCT TTTCTGTTGAGTCCACAGGGGTGTTGCCACCAGACGTGCTGGTGAGTGAAGCCATCAAGGTGCTGATGGGGAAGTGTCAGCGGTTCCTGGACGAACTGGATGCGGTTCAGATGGACTAA
- the LRRC73 gene encoding leucine-rich repeat-containing protein 73 isoform X2, which yields MLPSSIQISGEPLSGAEVRDICRGLRDNAVRLLSLRGCRLCDRDFGRICRALAGATSLAQLNLNLGVVSSPSRIKQLAEALRTNRSIQSLFLHGSPLTDAGLALLNPALALHPALVALDLGDCMLGDEAINLICGLLPPDGAKSGLKELTLSANPGITPKGWSRLAIAVAHSSQVRVLNLDYNPLGDHVAGMLAVAVASSRTLEVLDLEGTGLTNQSAQTLLDMVENYPTALRSLVLAENSISPELQQQICDLLSEGEEEEEVAGGPGDTQERERAWEPAAHQRSSSSWTGPSDPSSQMVLMTSGLGDSLLAETEM from the exons ATGCTGCCCAGCTCCATCCAGATTTCGGGGGAGCCTCTGTCAGGCGCCGAGGTGCGGGACATCTGCCGCGGCCTGCGCGACAACGCCGTGCGCCTGCTCTCACTGCGCGGCTGCCGTCTCTGCGACCGCGACTTCGGCCGAATCTGCCGGGCCCTGGCCGGGGCCACGTCCCTGGCGCAGCTCAACCTTAACCTGGGCGTCGTGTCCAGCCCCAGCCGCATCAAGCAGCTGGCGGAGGCGCTGCGGACCAACCGCTCCATCCAGTCCCTCTT CCTGCATGGGAGCCCTCTGACAGACGCAGGTCTGGCCTTGTTGAATCCAGCCCTGGCCCTCCACCCTGCCCTCGTGGCACTGGACCTGGGGGACTGCATGCTGGGTGATGAAGCCATCAACCTCATCTGTGGCCTCCTCCCGCCTGACGGGGCCAAGTCTG GCCTGAAGGAGCTGACACTGAGCGCTAACCCCGGCATCACCCCTAAGGGCTGGAGCCGCCTCGCCATTGCCGTGGCCCACAGCTCCCAGGTCCGCGTCCTCAATCTGGACTACAACCCCCTGG GTGACCACGTGGCAGGGATGCTGGCTGTAGCTGTGGCCTCCAGCCGCACCTTAGAGGTCCTAGACTTGGAGGGCACAGGGCTCACCAACCAGTCAGCTCAG ACCCTGCTGGACATGGTAGAAAATTACCCTACAGCTCTGCGGAGTCTGGTGTTGGCCGAGAACAGCATTAGCCCGGAGCTGCAGCAGCAGATCTGTGACCTCCTCtctgagggggaggaggaggaggaggtggcaggagGGCCTGGTGACACCCAGGAACGAGAGCGAGCCTGGGAGCCTGCTGCCCACCAGAGGAGCAGCAGCTCCTGGACGGGCCCCAGTG ATCCCAGCTCTCAGATGGTGCTAATGACATCAGGACTAGGGGACAGTCTGTTGGCTGAGACTGAGATGTGA
- the TJAP1 gene encoding tight junction-associated protein 1 isoform X1 yields MTSAAPAKKPYRKAPPEHRELRLESPGSRPEQEEPLTDAERMKLLQQENEELRRRLASATRRTEALERELEIGQDCLELELGQSREELDKFKDKFRRLQNSYTASQRTNQELEDKLHTLASLSHSWIFAIKKAEMDRKTLDWEIVELTNKLLDARNTINKLEELNERYRLDCNLAVQLLKCNKSHFRNHKFADLPCELQDMVRKHLHSGQEATSPGPAPSLAPGAVVPTSVIARVLEKPESLLLNSAQSGSTGHPLAEDVFVHVDMSGGDPGDSASPPAPSSPSPQPNGECHSLGTAGGSPEEELPLPAFEKLSPYPTPSPPHPLYPGRRVIEFSEDKVRIPRNSPLPNCTYATRQAISLSLVEEGSERARPSPVPSSPASAQASPQHQPRPAPPALSAPASSASSEEDLLASWQRVFVDRAPPPAAVAQRTAFGRDALPELQRHFALGPAGGDEVQAPSSPPGESGLLLLPEADPGFPREEDEEELNLPVSPEEERQSLLPSDAGTEEGPSAPRAEGRVWALPSPSRPQRSPKRMGVHHLHRKDSLTQAQEQGTLLH; encoded by the exons ATGACCAGTGCAGCCCCTGCTAAGAAGCCCTATCGTAAGGCACCACCCGAGCATCGTGAGCTGCGGCTGGAAAGTCCTGGCTCCCGGCCCGAGCAGGAG GAGCCGCTGACTGACGCGGAGAGGATGAA GCTTTTGCAGCAGGAAAACGAGGAGCTTCGCCGGCGCCTGGCCTCAGCCACCAGGCGCACTGAGGCTCTGGAGCGCGAGCTGGAGATCGGGCAGGACTGCCTGGAGTTGGAGTTGGGCCAGAGCCGGGAGGAGCTGGACAAGTTTAAGGACAAGTTCCGCAG GCTGCAGAACAGCTACACGGCTTCCCAGAGGACCAACCAGGAGCTGGAGGACAAGCTGCACACGCTG GCCTCTCTTAGCCACAGCTGGATTTTTGCA ATCAAGAAGGCTGAGATGGACAGGAAGACGCTGGACTGGGAGATTGTGGAGCTGACCAACAAGCTGCTGGATGCCAGGAACACCATCAACAAGCTGGAGGAGCTCAAC GAGCGGTACCGGCTGGACTGCAACCTGGCCGTGCAGCTGCTCAAGTGCAACAAGTCCCACTTCCGTAACCACAAGTTTGCCGAT CTGCCCTGTGAGCTACAGGATATGGTTCGGAAACACCTGCACAGTGGTCAGGAGGCCACCAGCCCCGGGcctgcccccagcctggcccctgggGCTGTGGTGCCCACCTCGGTCATTGCCCGCGTGCTGGAGAAGCCGGAGTCTCTCCTGCTCAATTCGGCCCAGTCAGGCAGCACCGGGCACCCCTTGGCTGAGGATGTCTTCGTGCATGTGGATATGAGTGGGGGTGACCCGGGTGACTCAGCTAGCCCCCCAGCCCCGAGCAGCCCCAGCCCCCAACCCAACGGGGAGTGCCATTCCCTGGGCACTGCCGGGGGCTCCCCAGAGGAGGAGCTGCCCCTGCCGGCCTTTGAGAAGCTGAGCCCCTACCCAACCCCATCTCCGCCACATCCACTGTATCCTGGCCGCAGGGTGATTGAGTTTTCTGAGGATAAGGTGCGGATCCCCCGCAACAGCCCCCTGCCCAACTGCACATATGCCACTCGCCAGGCCATCTCCCTGAGCCTGGTGGAGGAGGGCAGTGAGCGGGCCCGCCCCAGCCCGGTGCCTAGCAGCCCTGCCTCAGCCCAGGCCTCCCCCCAGCACCAGCCCCGGCCTGCCCCGCCGGCGCTCAGTGCCCCGGCCAGCTCTGCCAGCTCCGAGGAGGACCTGCTGGCCAGCTGGCAGCGGGTGTTTGTGGACCGCGCTCCGCCCCCGGCCGCTGTGGCCCAGCGCACGGCCTTCGGCCGGGATGCACTCCCTGAGCTGCAGCGCCACTTCGCCCTTGGGCCTGCTGGTGGAGATGAGGTGCAGGCACCATCATCCCCACCTGGTGAAAGCGGGCTTCTGCTGCTGCCCGAAGCTGACCCTGGCTTTCCCAGGGAAGAGGACGAGGAAGAGCTGAATCTGCCTGTCAGCCCAGAGGAGGAGCGCCAGAGCCTGCTGCCCAGCGATGCTGGCACTGAGGAGGGGCCCAGCGCGCCTCGCGCTGAGGGCAGGGTGTGGGCACTGCCCAGCCCCAGCCGCCCCCAGCGCAGCCCCAAGAGGATGGGGGTGCACCACCTGCACCGCAAGGACAGCCTGACGCAGGCCCAGGAGCAGGGCACCCTGCTCCACTAG
- the YIPF3 gene encoding protein YIPF3 isoform X2, with translation MATPAAPTGGARNGAGPEWGGFEENIQGGGSAVIDMENMDDTSGSSFEDMGELHQRLREEEVDADAAAAEEEDGEFLGMKGFKGQLSRQVADQMWQAGKRQASRAFSLYANIDILRPYFDVEPAQVRSRLLESMIPIKMVSFPQKIAGELYGPLMLVFTLVAILLHGMKTSDTIIREGTLMGTAIGTCFGYWLGVSSFIYFLAYLCNAQITMLQMLALLGYGLFGHCIVLFITYNIHLHALFYLFWLLVGGLSTLRMGSWTRWRAPTSRPYRGSPETSLPHSLLPGFPPPCSTPQPGLSP, from the exons ATGGCAACTCCAGCCGCGCCGACTGGCGGCGCCCGAAACGGGGCCGGCCCGGAATGGGGAGGGTTCGAAGAAAACATCCAG GGTGGGGGCTCAGCAGTGATTGACATGGAGAATATGGATGATACCTCGGGCTCCAGCTTCGAGGATATGGGTGAGCTGCATCAGCGCCTGCGTGAGGAAGAAGTGGATGCTGATGCAGCTGCCGCTGAAGAAGAGGATGGGGAGTTCCTGGGGATGAAGGGCTTTAAGGGACAGCTGAGCCGGCAGGTGGCTGATCAG ATGTGGCAGGCAGGGAAGAGACAAGCTTCCAGAGCCTTCAGCTTGTATGCCAACATCGACATCCTGAGACCCTACTTTGATGTGGAGCCGGCCCAGGTGCGAAGCAG gcTCCTGGAATCCATGATCCCTATCAAGATGGTCAGCTTCCCCCAG AAAATCGCAGGTGAGCTCTACGGACCTCTCATGCTTGTCTTCACGCTGGTGGCCATCCTCCTCCACGGGATGAAGACATCTGACACCATTATC CGGGAGGGCACCCTGATGGGCACAGCCATTGGCACCTGCTTCGGCTACTGGCTAGGCGTCTCGTCCTTCATTTACTTCCTCGCCTACCTGTGCAATGCGCAGATCACCATGCTCCAGATGCTGGCACTGCTG GGCTACGGCCTCTTCGGACACTGCATTGTCCTGTTCATCACCTATAACATCCACCTCCATGCCCTCTTCTACCTCTTCTGGCTGCTGGTGGGTGGGTTGTCCACCCTGCGCATG GGATCCTGGACACGCTGGAGGGCCCCAACATCCCGCCCATACAGAGGGTCCCCAGAGACATCCCTGCCGCACTCCCTGCTGCCAGGCTTCCCACCACCGTGCTCAACGCCACAGCCAGGGCTGTCGCCGTGA
- the YIPF3 gene encoding protein YIPF3 isoform X1, whose product MATPAAPTGGARNGAGPEWGGFEENIQGGGSAVIDMENMDDTSGSSFEDMGELHQRLREEEVDADAAAAEEEDGEFLGMKGFKGQLSRQVADQMWQAGKRQASRAFSLYANIDILRPYFDVEPAQVRSRLLESMIPIKMVSFPQKIAGELYGPLMLVFTLVAILLHGMKTSDTIIREGTLMGTAIGTCFGYWLGVSSFIYFLAYLCNAQITMLQMLALLGYGLFGHCIVLFITYNIHLHALFYLFWLLVGGLSTLRMVAVLVSRTVGPTQRLLLCGTLATLHMLFLLYLHFAYHKVVEGILDTLEGPNIPPIQRVPRDIPAALPAARLPTTVLNATARAVAVTLQSH is encoded by the exons ATGGCAACTCCAGCCGCGCCGACTGGCGGCGCCCGAAACGGGGCCGGCCCGGAATGGGGAGGGTTCGAAGAAAACATCCAG GGTGGGGGCTCAGCAGTGATTGACATGGAGAATATGGATGATACCTCGGGCTCCAGCTTCGAGGATATGGGTGAGCTGCATCAGCGCCTGCGTGAGGAAGAAGTGGATGCTGATGCAGCTGCCGCTGAAGAAGAGGATGGGGAGTTCCTGGGGATGAAGGGCTTTAAGGGACAGCTGAGCCGGCAGGTGGCTGATCAG ATGTGGCAGGCAGGGAAGAGACAAGCTTCCAGAGCCTTCAGCTTGTATGCCAACATCGACATCCTGAGACCCTACTTTGATGTGGAGCCGGCCCAGGTGCGAAGCAG gcTCCTGGAATCCATGATCCCTATCAAGATGGTCAGCTTCCCCCAG AAAATCGCAGGTGAGCTCTACGGACCTCTCATGCTTGTCTTCACGCTGGTGGCCATCCTCCTCCACGGGATGAAGACATCTGACACCATTATC CGGGAGGGCACCCTGATGGGCACAGCCATTGGCACCTGCTTCGGCTACTGGCTAGGCGTCTCGTCCTTCATTTACTTCCTCGCCTACCTGTGCAATGCGCAGATCACCATGCTCCAGATGCTGGCACTGCTG GGCTACGGCCTCTTCGGACACTGCATTGTCCTGTTCATCACCTATAACATCCACCTCCATGCCCTCTTCTACCTCTTCTGGCTGCTGGTGGGTGGGTTGTCCACCCTGCGCATG GTGGCAGTGTTGGTGTCACGGACCGTGGGCCCCACACAACGGCTGCTCCTCTGTGGCACCCTGGCTACCCTGCACATGCTCTTCCTACTCTATCTGCATTTTGCCTACCACAAGGTGGTAGAGG GGATCCTGGACACGCTGGAGGGCCCCAACATCCCGCCCATACAGAGGGTCCCCAGAGACATCCCTGCCGCACTCCCTGCTGCCAGGCTTCCCACCACCGTGCTCAACGCCACAGCCAGGGCTGTCGCCGTGACCCTGCAGTCACACTGA